The Candidatus Peregrinibacteria bacterium genome segment ATTTCAGGTCCGGTAAGTGCGGAAGTGCTTTCCACCGATGCGGAAGCGATGGTAAAGGAAGGAAGAGATATTGCCACGTGGGCAAAAAATGTTTTTGTAAAACTTCCGATGACTGCGGAAGGCTTAAAAGCGTGCAAAATTTTGAGCGGAGAAGGAATTAACATCAACGTAACGCTCATTTTCTCCGCCTCTCAGGCGCTTCTTGCCGCAAAAGCCGGAGCGAAATTTGTGAGTCCATTTGTGGGAAGGCTCGATGATATTAATGAAGATGGAATGGCTCTCATATCTGACATTGTCGATATTTTCATGAATTATGACATTCAAACGAAGGTTTTAGCCGCGAGTATCAGACATCCTCAGCATGTTTTGGAAGCGATGAGAATCGGTGCAGATATTGCCACAATGCCCGCCTCAGTCCTCGAAAAACTCATGCAGCATCCGCTCACAGATATTGGACTTCAGAAGTTTTTGGAAGATTGGAAAAAAGCAAAGAAGTAATGCTATTCCAATATTTTAATGGCACTCTCCTATGATTTCTCTCGATATTTCTGGGCTATCTCAAATAGATTCATCGCAT includes the following:
- the fsa gene encoding fructose-6-phosphate aldolase, yielding MQIFLDTADIKEIKKYAAIGIVDGITTNPSLVAKEGVDFKTCVQEICAVISGPVSAEVLSTDAEAMVKEGRDIATWAKNVFVKLPMTAEGLKACKILSGEGININVTLIFSASQALLAAKAGAKFVSPFVGRLDDINEDGMALISDIVDIFMNYDIQTKVLAASIRHPQHVLEAMRIGADIATMPASVLEKLMQHPLTDIGLQKFLEDWKKAKK